In Streptomyces sp. SLBN-118, the following are encoded in one genomic region:
- a CDS encoding dual specificity protein phosphatase family protein, whose translation MGGPVPEPQSPWDEITTGLWMGGHVWADADGRHLDAVVDREFDLVISLFTRRGHGPPDGVEHHVVPIPDDWLTTDQIDEVRRLALVTADAVRTGRTALVRCYSGYNRSGLVVAQTLIELGHDGAGAIDLIRRRRSPWALHNVAFEQYLMTGLDIASLLTSLESPP comes from the coding sequence ATGGGCGGTCCTGTCCCGGAACCCCAGTCGCCCTGGGACGAGATCACGACCGGCCTGTGGATGGGCGGCCATGTCTGGGCGGACGCGGACGGCCGCCATCTGGACGCCGTGGTCGACCGTGAATTCGACCTGGTGATCAGCCTGTTCACCCGCCGGGGTCACGGCCCGCCCGACGGTGTCGAGCACCATGTGGTCCCGATCCCGGACGACTGGCTCACCACGGACCAGATCGACGAGGTCCGCCGCCTGGCACTCGTCACCGCCGACGCCGTACGCACCGGCCGCACCGCGCTCGTACGCTGCTACTCCGGCTACAACCGCTCGGGCCTGGTGGTGGCCCAGACCCTGATCGAGCTGGGCCACGACGGCGCGGGAGCGATCGACCTCATCCGGCGCAGGCGTTCACCGTGGGCCCTGCACAATGTCGCCTTCGAGCAGTACCTCATGACCGGCCTGGACATCGCCTCACTGCTGACAAGCCTGGAGTCGCCGCCCTGA
- a CDS encoding phosphodiesterase — MTVLAQLSDLHLDGSRESEERVRRVVSYLAGLPGTVDAVVITGDIADRGTEAEYLQAREVLAPLYEHFPVLVCPGNHDVREEFRDVLLGQPGKGSAPVNQARHIGDVHLLMCDSSIPGRPEGRLEESTLDWLDATLAESRGTAALIALHHPPVELGIPYIDAIRLREADRLEQVVRRHPRVAGVLCGHAHTAAGTTFAGLPLLCAPGIASTAALPWEQADAEESWTCTDSPIALAFHIHHGGRLTSHIRTLPQ, encoded by the coding sequence ATGACGGTTCTGGCGCAGCTCAGCGATCTGCATCTGGACGGCAGCCGGGAAAGCGAGGAGCGGGTCCGGCGCGTGGTGTCCTACCTGGCGGGGCTGCCGGGCACGGTTGATGCCGTCGTGATCACAGGGGACATCGCGGACCGCGGTACGGAGGCGGAGTACCTCCAGGCCCGCGAGGTCCTCGCCCCGCTCTACGAGCACTTCCCCGTTCTGGTGTGTCCGGGGAACCACGATGTCCGGGAGGAATTCCGCGACGTCCTGCTCGGTCAGCCGGGCAAGGGCAGCGCTCCGGTGAATCAGGCCCGGCACATCGGCGACGTACACCTGCTGATGTGCGACTCGTCCATTCCCGGGCGTCCGGAGGGAAGGCTTGAGGAGTCGACGCTCGACTGGCTGGACGCCACCCTCGCCGAGTCCCGGGGCACAGCAGCCCTCATCGCTCTCCACCATCCGCCCGTGGAGCTCGGTATCCCGTACATCGACGCGATCCGGCTGCGGGAGGCCGATCGACTGGAACAGGTCGTGCGCCGTCACCCCCGCGTGGCAGGAGTGCTGTGCGGCCATGCGCACACGGCCGCCGGCACGACGTTCGCGGGGCTTCCTCTGCTGTGTGCGCCGGGTATCGCCTCCACGGCAGCGCTGCCCTGGGAGCAAGCCGATGCAGAAGAGTCCTGGACATGCACGGATTCGCCGATTGCACTGGCTTTTCACATCCACCACGGTGGCAGGCTGACGAGCCATATTCGCACCCTGCCACAGTGA
- a CDS encoding (2Fe-2S)-binding protein translates to MRVNFTVNGRQQEADDVWEGESLLYVLRERMGLPGSKNACEQGECGSCTVRLDGVPVCSCLVAAGQVEGREVVTVEGLADYAKQRAEHGGCATGTCGTSLDAAKSWEARPLDGQAGEQGELSPIQQAFIDAGAVQCGFCTPGLLVAADELLERNAEPSDADIREALSGNLCRCTGYEKILDAVRLAAARQEEAV, encoded by the coding sequence ATGCGCGTGAACTTCACGGTCAACGGTCGTCAGCAGGAAGCCGACGACGTGTGGGAGGGCGAGAGCCTTCTCTACGTACTGCGCGAGCGCATGGGCCTGCCGGGCTCCAAGAACGCGTGCGAGCAGGGCGAGTGCGGCTCCTGCACGGTCCGTCTGGACGGGGTGCCGGTCTGTTCCTGCCTCGTCGCCGCGGGCCAGGTCGAGGGCCGCGAGGTCGTCACCGTAGAGGGCCTGGCGGACTACGCCAAGCAGCGCGCCGAGCACGGCGGCTGCGCCACCGGCACCTGCGGCACATCCCTGGACGCTGCCAAGAGCTGGGAGGCCAGGCCGTTGGACGGCCAGGCCGGCGAGCAGGGCGAACTCTCCCCGATCCAACAGGCGTTCATCGACGCGGGCGCCGTGCAGTGCGGTTTCTGCACGCCCGGTCTGCTGGTCGCCGCCGACGAGCTGCTGGAGCGCAACGCCGAGCCGTCCGACGCGGACATCCGCGAGGCGCTCTCCGGCAACCTCTGCCGCTGCACCGGTTACGAGAAGATCCTCGACGCGGTCCGCCTCGCGGCCGCCCGTCAGGAAGAGGCGGTCTGA
- a CDS encoding xanthine dehydrogenase family protein subunit M, translated as MDFLRPASWEEALAAKAEHPTAVPIAGGTDVMVEINFDHRRPEYLMDLNRIGELREWEVGEDTVRLGASVPYTRIMDHLRAELPGLALASHTVASPQIRNRGGVGGNLGTASPAGDAHPALLAAGAEVEAESVRGTRLIPIDEFYTGVKRNALAPDELIRAVHIKKADGPQQFSKVGTRNAMVIAVCAFGLALHPETRTVRTGIGSAAPTPVRAKAAEEFLNAALEEGGFWDSKKIITPSIAKQFAGLASGGCSPIDDVRGTAGYRRHAVGVMARRTLGWTWESYRGKGRSTEGVASCA; from the coding sequence ATGGACTTCCTTCGCCCCGCCAGCTGGGAGGAGGCGCTCGCCGCCAAGGCCGAGCACCCCACTGCTGTACCCATCGCGGGTGGCACCGATGTGATGGTCGAGATCAACTTCGACCACCGCCGGCCCGAGTACCTCATGGACCTGAACCGCATCGGTGAGCTGCGCGAATGGGAGGTCGGCGAGGACACCGTCCGCCTGGGCGCCTCCGTGCCGTACACCCGGATCATGGACCACCTCCGGGCCGAGCTGCCCGGTCTGGCGCTGGCGTCGCACACCGTGGCCTCCCCGCAGATCCGCAACCGCGGCGGCGTCGGCGGCAACCTCGGCACCGCGTCCCCGGCCGGCGACGCCCACCCGGCGCTGCTCGCCGCGGGAGCCGAGGTCGAGGCCGAGTCGGTGCGCGGCACCCGCCTGATCCCGATCGACGAGTTCTACACCGGCGTGAAGCGCAACGCTCTGGCCCCGGACGAGCTCATCCGCGCCGTGCACATCAAGAAGGCCGACGGCCCGCAGCAGTTCTCCAAGGTCGGCACCCGCAACGCGATGGTCATCGCCGTCTGCGCCTTCGGCCTGGCCCTGCACCCCGAGACCCGTACCGTGCGCACCGGCATCGGCTCAGCAGCCCCGACCCCGGTCCGGGCGAAGGCGGCGGAGGAGTTCTTGAACGCCGCGCTCGAAGAGGGCGGTTTCTGGGACAGCAAGAAGATCATCACCCCGTCGATCGCCAAGCAGTTCGCGGGGCTCGCATCCGGCGGCTGCAGCCCCATCGACGATGTGCGCGGCACCGCCGGCTACCGCCGCCACGCGGTGGGCGTCATGGCCCGCCGCACGCTCGGCTGGACGTGGGAGTCCTACCGCGGCAAGGGCCGCAGCACTGAGGGAGTCGCATCATGCGCGTGA
- a CDS encoding PucR family transcriptional regulator ligand-binding domain-containing protein, whose amino-acid sequence MRLRALLETEGLGLRLLGGEDELDRGVRGVMTTDLRDPSRYLSGGELVLTGLAWRHSAEDSEPFIRILASAGVAGLAAGEAELGNIPGDLVDACSRHRLPLFAVNESVAFATITEYVVRQVSGERAGDLAAVVDRHRRLMTSGPAGGGPEVVLDLLGSDLDLRAWVLSPTGRQIAGAGDALPGPVGAMLAGEHLAATRSGRRGPHRVTIGTATYSLFPIRNSGRGAAPASRDVRESVLSDWLLAVEADAGDWPAARLDLLQGVTQLIAVERDRREAARTVRRRLAQEVLELVQAGAAPAEIAARLRVAAPVLLPGLGTAPHWQVVVARVDWEQDGAAGDAIEAGPVAQSLLEEILVAPTAEGPESGDRIAVAHTGDEAIALVPLPGVPVDAEGPDVASTDAGLHADALLASVRDPLSAGLDGDGRLTLGVSAAVSSAEGLRGALEEARHARRVAAARPGRVCAAGHHELASHVLLLPFVPDDVRRAFTARLLDPLRDYDRRHRAELIPTLEAFLDCDGSWTRCATRLHLHVNTLRYRVGRIEQLTSRDLSRLEDKLDFFLALRMS is encoded by the coding sequence ATGCGGCTGCGCGCACTTCTGGAGACCGAAGGGCTGGGGCTGCGGCTGCTCGGCGGCGAGGACGAACTCGACCGCGGCGTACGCGGCGTGATGACGACCGACCTGCGCGACCCGAGCCGCTATCTCTCGGGCGGTGAACTGGTGCTGACGGGTCTCGCCTGGCGGCATTCGGCCGAGGATTCCGAGCCGTTCATCCGGATCCTGGCGAGCGCGGGGGTGGCCGGTCTGGCGGCCGGCGAGGCCGAACTGGGGAACATTCCCGGCGATCTCGTGGACGCGTGTTCTCGCCATCGACTGCCACTCTTTGCAGTTAATGAATCTGTTGCATTCGCAACGATCACAGAGTATGTCGTGCGCCAGGTCTCCGGCGAGCGGGCCGGTGACCTCGCGGCGGTCGTGGACAGGCACAGAAGGCTGATGACGTCGGGTCCCGCGGGCGGCGGCCCCGAGGTCGTCCTGGACCTCCTCGGCTCCGACCTGGACCTTCGCGCCTGGGTGCTCTCCCCCACCGGCCGCCAGATCGCGGGCGCGGGGGACGCGCTGCCCGGCCCGGTCGGCGCCATGCTCGCCGGCGAGCATCTGGCCGCGACCCGTTCGGGCCGCCGGGGACCCCACCGCGTGACCATCGGCACAGCGACGTACTCCCTCTTCCCAATCCGTAACTCCGGCCGCGGAGCCGCCCCCGCGTCCCGCGACGTACGCGAGAGCGTTCTGTCGGACTGGCTGCTGGCGGTCGAGGCCGACGCGGGCGACTGGCCGGCTGCCCGGCTGGATCTGCTGCAGGGTGTGACCCAGCTGATCGCCGTCGAGCGGGACCGGCGCGAGGCGGCGCGCACGGTACGGCGCCGGCTCGCGCAGGAAGTCCTCGAACTGGTCCAGGCGGGTGCCGCGCCCGCCGAGATCGCGGCCAGGCTGCGGGTGGCCGCCCCCGTACTGCTGCCCGGCCTCGGGACCGCTCCCCACTGGCAGGTCGTGGTGGCACGGGTGGACTGGGAACAGGACGGGGCAGCGGGGGACGCGATCGAGGCCGGTCCCGTCGCCCAGTCCCTGCTGGAGGAGATACTGGTCGCCCCGACGGCCGAGGGCCCCGAATCCGGCGACCGGATCGCGGTCGCCCACACGGGCGACGAGGCGATCGCGCTGGTCCCGCTGCCCGGCGTCCCCGTCGACGCGGAGGGCCCCGACGTCGCCTCCACGGACGCCGGACTGCACGCGGACGCACTGCTCGCCTCCGTACGCGACCCGCTCTCGGCCGGTCTCGACGGCGACGGGCGGCTCACGCTGGGCGTCAGCGCCGCCGTCAGCTCGGCGGAGGGCCTGCGCGGCGCACTGGAGGAGGCCCGGCACGCCCGCCGGGTGGCCGCGGCCCGCCCCGGCCGGGTCTGCGCCGCCGGCCACCACGAACTGGCCTCGCACGTCCTGCTGCTGCCGTTCGTCCCGGACGACGTGCGACGCGCCTTCACGGCCCGGCTGCTCGACCCACTGCGCGATTACGACCGGCGGCACCGGGCGGAGCTGATCCCGACACTGGAGGCGTTCCTGGACTGCGACGGTTCCTGGACGCGGTGCGCGACGCGGCTGCATCTGCATGTGAACACCCTGCGGTACCGGGTGGGCAGGATCGAGCAACTGACGAGCCGGGACCTGTCGCGCCTGGAGGACAAGCTGGACTTCTTCCTGGCGCTGCGGATGAGCTGA
- the ddaH gene encoding dimethylargininase, translating into MVQKVRTAYPRQLLMCRPSYFDVTYSINPWMRPEKPTDNELAVRQWEQLRKLYLSLGHKVEVIEPIPGLPDMVFAANGATVVDGKVMGARFRHMERTAEGPAYLNWFIDNGYEDVLWPEFINEGEGDYLPVGRHILAGSGFRTDSRSHAEAQEFFGLPVVGLTLVNPNHYHLDTALSVLTDTEIMYYPDAFTPGSQAVLRELFPDAILASDHDAAAFGLNAFSDGLNVLLPEAASGLIKELRERGFNPIGVDIAELLKAGGSVKCCTLELRA; encoded by the coding sequence ATGGTCCAGAAAGTCCGCACAGCGTACCCCCGTCAGCTCTTGATGTGCCGCCCCTCGTACTTCGATGTCACATATTCGATCAATCCTTGGATGCGGCCGGAGAAACCGACTGACAATGAACTGGCCGTGCGGCAGTGGGAGCAACTGCGCAAACTCTATCTTTCCCTCGGGCACAAGGTCGAGGTGATCGAACCGATACCGGGTCTGCCTGACATGGTCTTCGCCGCGAATGGCGCCACCGTGGTGGACGGGAAGGTCATGGGCGCCCGTTTCCGGCACATGGAGCGCACGGCCGAAGGACCCGCCTATCTCAACTGGTTCATCGACAACGGATACGAGGACGTACTGTGGCCGGAGTTCATCAATGAGGGGGAAGGCGACTATCTCCCTGTCGGGCGCCACATCTTGGCAGGGTCAGGGTTTCGCACCGACTCCCGTTCGCACGCAGAGGCTCAGGAGTTCTTCGGGCTCCCGGTGGTCGGCCTGACCCTGGTCAATCCCAACCACTACCATCTGGACACGGCACTGTCGGTTCTCACCGACACGGAGATCATGTATTACCCGGATGCTTTCACGCCGGGAAGTCAGGCTGTGCTCCGTGAGCTTTTTCCGGATGCCATTCTGGCGTCTGATCACGATGCAGCGGCCTTTGGCCTCAACGCCTTCTCCGACGGCCTGAATGTACTGCTGCCGGAGGCCGCCTCAGGGCTGATCAAGGAACTGAGGGAACGCGGCTTCAACCCGATCGGCGTCGACATCGCGGAACTCCTCAAGGCAGGTGGCAGCGTCAAGTGCTGCACCTTGGAACTCCGCGCATAG
- a CDS encoding EamA/RhaT family transporter translates to MTSPSRRLALAGPLLVLGYCVINSTKSVFEGSLVQHLSPEFIAFNSFVIAQAFYFFTCRDKKALTSVVRRLLTDVVALNISTAVCWIAVLYAFTVFEPAMANSVILGLVPSITILLGFKLRPGTKALPLELVAAAIMLAAMGYLVAMAWQGSSAIGNVPPGEIAFGLAACVLTATSLAGITYSTKRLSDGGMSVQQMMASRFVLLIASTFVILVARDSFGPYSPGNVGAILAISTVGVIISLYLLQQGIVRTEPITVSMLFGTNLVITYVAQFFDPRLHQSQATLIGIAAVSAAMLLGTWARWRDGRNAAEPAETEEALT, encoded by the coding sequence ATGACATCGCCTAGCCGTCGCCTGGCCCTGGCCGGACCGCTGCTCGTCCTCGGCTATTGCGTCATCAACTCCACCAAGTCGGTGTTCGAGGGCTCGCTGGTCCAGCACCTGTCGCCGGAGTTCATCGCGTTCAACTCCTTCGTCATCGCCCAGGCCTTCTATTTCTTCACCTGCCGCGACAAGAAGGCGCTCACGTCGGTCGTTCGACGCCTGCTGACCGATGTCGTGGCGCTCAACATCTCGACGGCCGTCTGCTGGATCGCGGTGCTGTACGCCTTCACGGTCTTCGAGCCGGCCATGGCGAACTCGGTGATCCTCGGCCTGGTGCCCAGCATCACCATCCTGCTCGGCTTCAAGCTGCGGCCCGGTACGAAGGCGCTGCCGCTCGAACTGGTCGCAGCGGCAATCATGCTGGCCGCCATGGGCTATCTCGTGGCGATGGCATGGCAGGGATCGTCCGCGATCGGCAACGTGCCGCCGGGGGAGATCGCCTTCGGCCTGGCCGCGTGCGTGCTGACCGCGACGTCCCTGGCCGGGATCACGTACTCCACCAAGCGGTTGAGCGACGGAGGCATGTCGGTCCAGCAGATGATGGCATCGCGTTTCGTGCTGCTCATCGCCTCCACCTTCGTGATCCTGGTGGCACGGGACAGCTTCGGGCCGTACTCGCCCGGCAATGTGGGCGCGATCCTCGCCATCAGTACGGTCGGCGTGATCATTTCGCTGTACCTGCTCCAGCAGGGCATTGTCCGTACGGAGCCGATCACGGTCTCGATGCTGTTCGGAACGAACCTGGTCATCACCTACGTCGCACAGTTCTTCGACCCGCGGCTGCACCAGTCGCAGGCCACTCTCATCGGTATCGCGGCGGTGTCCGCGGCGATGCTCCTCGGGACGTGGGCCCGGTGGCGGGACGGGCGGAATGCCGCAGAGCCGGCGGAGACCGAAGAGGCGCTGACATGA